From Deinococcota bacterium, the proteins below share one genomic window:
- a CDS encoding sodium-translocating pyrophosphatase, protein MDMWIVLTPLAGIVALVAAGFLAQGILRAPTGDVRMVEIADAIKQGAMAYMNRQYKTIFVVALVIALLFALVAFMQAGAESTLWWWTTIGFVVGALFSAISGYIGMSIAVRSNVRVAQAAKEGLAGALTVAFNGGAVAGLAVAGLALLGVAGFFFLFYTVLNLPNPVEPLIGFAFGASLISLFARVGGGIYTKAADVGADLVGKLEAGIPEDDPRNPAVIADNVGDNVGDCAGMGADLFETYAVTAIGAVFLGYLLPTVTQVTALVTYPLFLGAVAILASIAGVSFVKLGSDDNIMKALYKGVFASAGISIVGFLIVTYLMLGGFNFAEVGAFAAGTTWLHVFAAGIVGMVVVVLLMFITEYYTGTRYAPVQRIAKASVTGSATNIISGLAVGMQSTFVPVIILVLAIFFSYSLAGLYGIAIAAVAMLSVTGMVVAMDTYGPITDNAGGIAEMSDLPPEVRRNTDALDAVGNTTKAVTKGYAIGSAALAALVLFADYTHRLDLGEGAFRLDDPIVLVGLFIGAMLPFLFSAFLMEAVGKAAGSVIEEVRRQFREIPGIMEGTAKPDYATCVDIVTKSALREMALPGILAVVAPLIVGFLWGVLALGGLLIGVIGSGLMMALMMANGGGAWDNAKKYIEDGNYGGKGSEAHAAAVVGDTVGDPYKDTAGPSINPLIKVINTVALIFAGIIASSGGVLLGF, encoded by the coding sequence GTGGATATGTGGATCGTGCTAACCCCGCTGGCGGGTATCGTCGCCCTGGTGGCCGCCGGCTTTCTGGCGCAGGGGATCTTGAGGGCGCCGACGGGCGACGTCCGCATGGTCGAGATCGCCGACGCCATCAAGCAGGGGGCGATGGCCTACATGAACCGGCAGTACAAGACGATTTTCGTCGTCGCGCTGGTCATCGCTCTGCTCTTTGCGCTGGTGGCGTTCATGCAAGCAGGGGCCGAGAGCACGCTGTGGTGGTGGACGACGATAGGCTTTGTCGTCGGGGCGCTCTTTTCGGCGATCAGCGGCTACATCGGCATGAGCATCGCGGTGCGCTCGAACGTGCGCGTGGCGCAGGCCGCCAAAGAGGGCCTGGCCGGCGCGCTTACCGTCGCCTTCAACGGCGGGGCGGTGGCCGGTCTGGCCGTCGCCGGGCTGGCGCTGCTGGGCGTGGCCGGCTTCTTTTTCCTCTTCTACACCGTCCTCAACCTGCCCAACCCGGTCGAGCCCCTGATCGGCTTCGCCTTCGGTGCCAGCCTGATCAGCCTGTTCGCGCGGGTCGGCGGCGGCATCTACACCAAAGCGGCGGACGTCGGCGCGGACCTCGTCGGCAAGCTCGAGGCGGGCATTCCCGAGGACGACCCGCGTAACCCCGCCGTTATCGCCGACAACGTCGGCGACAATGTCGGCGACTGCGCGGGTATGGGCGCCGACCTCTTCGAGACCTACGCCGTTACCGCCATCGGCGCGGTCTTTTTGGGCTATCTTCTGCCGACGGTTACGCAAGTGACCGCGCTCGTCACCTACCCGCTCTTTTTGGGCGCGGTGGCGATTCTCGCCTCCATCGCGGGCGTCTCCTTCGTCAAGCTGGGTAGCGACGACAACATCATGAAGGCGCTCTACAAGGGCGTCTTCGCCAGCGCGGGCATCAGCATCGTCGGCTTTTTGATCGTGACCTACCTGATGCTGGGAGGCTTCAACTTCGCGGAGGTGGGCGCCTTTGCCGCCGGCACCACCTGGCTGCACGTCTTCGCCGCTGGCATTGTCGGCATGGTCGTCGTCGTCCTCTTGATGTTTATCACCGAGTACTACACGGGCACCCGCTACGCGCCGGTGCAGCGCATCGCCAAGGCCTCGGTGACGGGCTCGGCGACCAACATCATCAGCGGCCTGGCGGTGGGCATGCAGAGTACCTTCGTACCCGTGATCATCCTGGTCCTGGCGATCTTCTTTTCCTACAGCCTGGCCGGGCTCTACGGCATCGCCATCGCCGCCGTCGCCATGCTCAGCGTGACCGGCATGGTGGTGGCGATGGACACCTACGGCCCCATCACCGACAACGCCGGGGGCATCGCCGAGATGAGCGACCTGCCGCCCGAGGTGCGCCGCAACACCGACGCGTTAGACGCCGTCGGCAACACCACCAAGGCCGTCACCAAGGGCTACGCCATCGGCTCGGCGGCTTTAGCGGCCTTGGTCCTCTTCGCCGACTACACCCACCGCCTCGACCTGGGCGAGGGGGCCTTTCGGCTGGACGACCCCATCGTCCTCGTCGGCCTCTTTATCGGCGCGATGCTACCCTTTCTCTTTTCGGCCTTTCTGATGGAGGCGGTCGGCAAGGCGGCGGGCAGCGTGATCGAGGAGGTGCGGCGGCAGTTTAGAGAGATTCCCGGCATCATGGAAGGGACGGCCAAACCCGACTACGCCACCTGCGTCGACATCGTCACCAAGTCGGCCCTCAGAGAGATGGCCCTGCCGGGCATCCTCGCCGTCGTCGCGCCCCTCATCGTCGGCTTTCTCTGGGGCGTGCTGGCGCTCGGCGGCTTGCTCATCGGCGTGATCGGCTCGGGCCTGATGATGGCCCTGATGATGGCCAACGGCGGCGGCGCCTGGGACAACGCCAAAAAGTACATCGAGGACGGCAACTACGGTGGCAAGGGCTCCGAGGCCCACGCGGCGGCGGTCGTCGGCGACACGGTCGGCGACCCCTACAAGGACACCGCGGGCCCGTCGATCAACCCGCTCATCAAGGTGATCAACACGGTGGCGCTCATTTTCGCGGGCATCATCGCGAGTTCGGGCGGGGTGCTGCTCGGCTTCTAG
- the trmH gene encoding tRNA (guanosine(18)-2'-O)-methyltransferase TrmH — MTLERYLKIMRVLRRRQPDLSVLVENVHKPHNLSAIIRSCDAVGSGVVHAVNPTGGVPTYSETSASADKWVELVVHPSLDVAWDLVRAQGMQLLAAHFCEDAIDYRDADYTRPTCVLVGNEKFGVSPRAASVADKHIVIPMLGMVQSLNVSVATAVILFEAQRQRREAGLYDAPRLSDEAMSRQAFLWLYPRQAERLLERDLPLPELDDRGDIVGSTKFLRSRRGS, encoded by the coding sequence GTGACCCTAGAGCGCTACTTGAAGATCATGCGCGTCCTGCGCCGCCGCCAGCCCGACCTGAGCGTTCTGGTTGAGAACGTCCACAAGCCGCACAACCTCTCCGCCATCATAAGAAGCTGTGACGCGGTCGGCAGCGGCGTCGTCCACGCCGTCAACCCCACGGGCGGGGTGCCGACCTACAGCGAGACGAGCGCCAGCGCCGACAAGTGGGTCGAGCTGGTGGTGCATCCCAGCTTGGACGTGGCCTGGGACCTTGTGCGTGCTCAGGGCATGCAACTCCTGGCCGCGCACTTCTGTGAAGACGCTATCGACTACCGCGACGCGGACTACACCAGGCCGACCTGCGTGCTCGTCGGCAACGAGAAGTTCGGCGTCTCACCGCGCGCGGCGAGCGTTGCCGACAAGCACATCGTCATTCCCATGCTGGGCATGGTGCAGTCCTTGAACGTTTCGGTGGCGACGGCGGTGATCCTCTTCGAAGCGCAGCGGCAGCGGCGCGAGGCGGGGCTCTACGATGCGCCGCGGCTGAGTGACGAGGCCATGAGCCGCCAAGCTTTCCTCTGGCTCTATCCGAGACAGGCCGAAAGGCTGTTGGAGCGTGACCTCCCCCTTCCCGAGCTTGATGACAGGGGAGACATCGTCGGCTCTACCAAGTTCCTCCGCTCGAGGCGGGGGTCGTGA
- a CDS encoding RNA-binding protein, with product MAETFALAELATAALGGRVAHSGFLEPDEAARAAADLRARGLGVTLDGGYGGAKRRVLTAYPAHIPRADTPLAAVYYPGVSGEDELRAALRRAGLAAASSGDVVRHQDGLSVIVLASELPAALSARLGPAQVAPREMELARYAGKGGGKVHVIVPSLRVDALGAKAFKVSRAYFSKGVLGGKVRVNGKPAGKATAAAEGDEIYAEGLGRFTVSSVAGETRKGNLKVVLTVERSK from the coding sequence GTGGCCGAGACGTTTGCGCTTGCCGAGCTGGCGACTGCGGCGCTCGGCGGCCGCGTCGCCCACAGCGGCTTTCTGGAGCCCGACGAGGCGGCGCGGGCCGCCGCCGACCTCCGCGCAAGGGGTCTGGGCGTCACCCTGGACGGCGGCTATGGCGGCGCCAAGCGACGGGTGCTGACCGCCTATCCGGCCCACATCCCCCGCGCCGACACGCCGCTCGCCGCGGTGTACTATCCCGGCGTCTCGGGCGAGGACGAGCTGCGCGCGGCCCTGCGCCGGGCGGGGCTGGCGGCGGCGAGCAGCGGCGACGTCGTGCGCCACCAGGACGGCCTCAGCGTCATCGTCTTGGCCTCCGAACTGCCTGCGGCGCTCTCCGCGCGGCTGGGGCCGGCGCAGGTCGCGCCTCGGGAGATGGAATTGGCGCGCTACGCGGGCAAGGGCGGCGGCAAGGTGCACGTCATCGTGCCCTCCTTGCGCGTCGACGCGCTCGGCGCCAAGGCCTTCAAGGTGTCGAGGGCCTACTTCAGCAAAGGGGTCCTGGGCGGCAAGGTGCGCGTCAACGGCAAGCCCGCCGGCAAGGCCACCGCGGCGGCCGAGGGCGACGAGATCTACGCCGAGGGCCTAGGGCGCTTCACCGTCTCGAGCGTGGCGGGCGAGACGCGCAAGGGCAACCTCAAGGTCGTCCTCACCGTCGAGCGCAGCAAGTAA
- a CDS encoding CBS domain-containing protein, with translation MLVSEWMSPNPKTVSPKTPVMEAMQLLKSGGFRRLPVVDGDKLIGIVTDKDLKDATPSKATTLSVYELNYLLTKLAVRDVMTGSVITLAPADPVERAALLMEEHKISGLPVVEKRRLVGIITISDLLRAFVTVLGLREGGVRVTVDLPDEPGVLSRVTNVAAPSNIVAAVTSGVEQGRHRRLVLRVVGDGSSDFPGRLREAGVDVVDVHAD, from the coding sequence ATGCTAGTCAGCGAGTGGATGAGCCCCAACCCCAAGACCGTCAGCCCCAAGACCCCGGTGATGGAGGCGATGCAGCTCTTGAAGAGCGGCGGCTTCCGCCGCCTGCCGGTCGTCGACGGTGACAAGCTCATCGGCATCGTCACCGACAAGGACCTCAAGGACGCCACCCCCTCCAAGGCCACCACCCTCTCGGTCTATGAGCTCAACTATCTGCTGACCAAGCTGGCGGTCAGGGACGTGATGACGGGCAGCGTCATCACGCTTGCCCCGGCGGACCCGGTCGAGCGCGCCGCCCTGCTCATGGAGGAGCACAAGATCTCCGGCCTGCCGGTGGTCGAGAAGCGGCGGCTGGTCGGCATCATCACCATCTCGGACCTGCTCCGTGCCTTTGTGACGGTGCTGGGCCTGCGCGAGGGCGGGGTGCGGGTGACGGTCGACCTGCCCGACGAGCCCGGCGTGCTGTCACGGGTCACCAACGTCGCCGCACCGTCTAATATCGTCGCGGCGGTGACCTCGGGCGTCGAACAGGGCCGGCACCGCCGCCTCGTTCTGCGCGTCGTCGGCGACGGCTCGAGCGACTTTCCGGGGCGCCTTCGAGAGGCGGGTGTGGACGTGGTCGACGTCCACGCGGACTAG
- the dxr gene encoding 1-deoxy-D-xylulose-5-phosphate reductoisomerase — protein sequence MKKIVILGSTGSIGRQTLSVARWRGYEVVGLAAGRNARLLLEQAREFNPRVVACHKEVRAELEPHLPLGTRLVSGEEGACEVARLPCEAVVAAISGFAGLAPTVAALTEGRQVALANKEAMVAAGPLVWEVARSHGARIIPVDSEHSALFQCLVGEPAGAVDRLVLTASGGPFRLAPDDLSRVTPQQALEHPTWAMGPKVSVDSATLFNKGLEVLEAHFLFETPLDKIEVVIHPQSLIHGLVRFKDGNLKAQLGPHDMRLPIQYGVEYPERPQVPLEPLPLSGLWELHPPDLSRFPALELAYEAGRRGGLAPAALNAADEVAVEAFLAGRIGFMDIARVLGEVLEATAPGDLSWENLAEIDREARAQAAALSGAGLSGRT from the coding sequence GTGAAAAAGATCGTCATCCTGGGTTCGACGGGAAGCATCGGCAGGCAGACGCTCTCGGTGGCGCGCTGGCGCGGTTACGAGGTGGTGGGCCTGGCGGCGGGCAGGAACGCCAGGCTGCTGCTCGAGCAGGCGCGCGAGTTCAACCCCCGAGTCGTCGCCTGCCACAAAGAGGTCCGCGCCGAGCTCGAGCCCCACCTGCCGCTTGGCACGCGACTCGTCAGCGGCGAAGAGGGCGCCTGCGAGGTCGCCCGCCTCCCTTGCGAGGCGGTGGTGGCGGCCATCTCCGGCTTTGCCGGCCTGGCGCCGACGGTCGCGGCGCTCACGGAGGGCCGGCAGGTCGCGCTCGCCAACAAGGAGGCGATGGTCGCGGCGGGGCCGCTCGTCTGGGAGGTGGCGCGCTCACACGGCGCTCGCATCATCCCGGTGGACTCCGAGCACTCGGCGCTCTTCCAGTGTCTCGTCGGCGAGCCCGCAGGCGCCGTCGACAGGCTCGTCCTCACCGCCTCGGGCGGACCTTTCAGGCTGGCACCCGACGACCTCAGCCGGGTCACGCCGCAACAGGCGCTCGAGCATCCCACCTGGGCGATGGGCCCAAAGGTCAGCGTCGACTCGGCGACGCTCTTCAACAAGGGGCTCGAGGTCCTTGAGGCGCACTTCCTCTTCGAGACGCCGCTGGACAAGATCGAAGTGGTCATCCACCCGCAGTCCTTGATCCACGGCCTGGTGCGCTTCAAGGACGGCAACCTCAAGGCGCAGCTAGGCCCCCACGACATGCGCCTGCCCATCCAGTACGGCGTCGAATACCCCGAGCGGCCCCAGGTGCCGCTCGAGCCCCTGCCGCTCAGCGGCCTCTGGGAGCTCCATCCGCCGGACCTCTCGCGCTTTCCCGCGCTCGAGTTGGCCTACGAGGCGGGGCGGCGGGGCGGGCTCGCGCCGGCAGCTCTCAATGCCGCCGACGAGGTGGCCGTGGAGGCGTTTCTGGCGGGCAGGATCGGCTTTATGGACATCGCGCGGGTGCTGGGGGAGGTGCTCGAGGCGACCGCGCCCGGCGACCTCAGCTGGGAGAACCTCGCCGAAATCGACCGGGAAGCGCGGGCGCAGGCGGCCGCCCTTAGCGGAGCCGGCCTTAGCGGACGAACATAG
- a CDS encoding site-2 protease family protein, whose amino-acid sequence MFRNAYRLPFRLLGIPIRLDLTFLLVLPLFVWLIGSQLGVFVALLNLPIDAAALSQGSTPFVLGFVAALGLFSSVLVHELGHSVVARRYGVEVKDITLWLLGGMAQFAEMPRQKGAEAVVAVAGPITSILLAGVFWLVLQALPAGADAAIFVVAYLAYINVVLAVFNLIPALPLDGGRILRSLLALRYGQLQATRVSAGISKFFALLLGLVGLFSFNFFLLLIAFFIYVAVSGETQYAVVTQVLEGIRVGDLMTREVIAVSPAMPAQELISKMLRERHLGYPVIDHSGRLVGMVDLEHAQDVSPETTVSEIMKREVETISPDKTAIDAFSLLSRNNYRRLVVADERDEMVGILSKTDLVRVIQVRMVGLNMNEERAGA is encoded by the coding sequence ATGTTTCGCAACGCCTACCGCCTGCCCTTCCGTCTGCTCGGCATCCCCATCAGGCTCGACCTGACCTTTTTGCTGGTCCTGCCGCTCTTCGTCTGGCTCATCGGCTCGCAGCTCGGCGTCTTCGTCGCGCTGCTCAACCTGCCTATCGACGCCGCGGCGCTCAGCCAGGGCAGCACGCCCTTCGTGCTCGGCTTCGTCGCGGCGCTCGGCCTCTTCAGCTCGGTGCTCGTCCACGAGCTCGGCCACTCGGTGGTGGCGCGGCGCTACGGGGTCGAGGTCAAGGACATCACCCTGTGGCTCCTGGGCGGCATGGCCCAGTTCGCGGAGATGCCCCGCCAGAAGGGCGCCGAGGCCGTCGTCGCGGTGGCCGGGCCGATCACCAGCATCCTCTTGGCCGGGGTCTTCTGGCTCGTCCTACAGGCCTTGCCGGCCGGTGCCGACGCGGCCATCTTCGTGGTGGCCTATCTCGCTTACATCAACGTGGTCCTGGCGGTCTTCAACCTGATTCCCGCCTTGCCGCTGGACGGCGGGCGCATCCTGCGCTCCTTGCTCGCCTTGCGCTACGGCCAGCTCCAGGCGACGCGCGTCTCCGCGGGCATCAGCAAGTTCTTCGCCTTGCTCTTGGGCCTCGTCGGCCTCTTCTCCTTCAACTTCTTTCTCCTCTTGATCGCCTTTTTCATCTACGTGGCGGTGAGCGGCGAGACGCAGTACGCGGTGGTCACCCAGGTCTTGGAGGGCATCCGGGTGGGCGACCTGATGACCCGCGAGGTGATCGCGGTGTCGCCGGCCATGCCCGCCCAGGAGCTCATCAGCAAGATGCTCCGCGAGCGCCACCTGGGCTACCCGGTCATCGACCACAGCGGCAGGCTGGTGGGCATGGTCGACCTCGAGCACGCCCAGGACGTCAGCCCCGAAACAACCGTGAGCGAGATCATGAAGCGCGAGGTGGAGACGATCAGCCCCGACAAGACGGCCATCGACGCCTTTTCGCTGTTGAGCCGCAACAACTACCGTCGCCTGGTGGTGGCGGACGAGCGGGACGAGATGGTCGGCATCTTGAGCAAGACCGACCTGGTGCGCGTCATCCAGGTGCGGATGGTGGGGCTCAACATGAACGAGGAGCGGGCGGGCGCCTGA
- a CDS encoding RIP metalloprotease — MLTTLAVLLIINVAVFIHELAHYLNARSVGLPVRAFSIGMGPILARRLWRGTEWRLSLLPIGGYVDLPGLAAEPGENGQLRSPEAGFARLNLLQKLWVLVGGVVANFVLAVLLVAATMTMEPALRAQIAGVSVPTATGLVQVVPGSPAEALGVQAGDVILEVNGIADPDTETVQREIRSDGPLRFTLARDDRVVQLDTLWAPEPAEDGSRPLFGVAIDAVPLEPIPGVSYGAATLEATSFLVRLVPEAVGGFGRAVAQTFTGRRSDEVAGPVRIVGAVGEAARLGLAPVLFLAGVINFSLAVFNLLPIPGLDGGRMLLATVIAVRRRPFKPGQEEFIHFMGFVAIFAFIILVTFGEVGDLLTR; from the coding sequence ATGCTGACCACCTTAGCCGTCCTGCTGATCATCAACGTCGCCGTCTTCATCCACGAGCTCGCTCACTACCTGAACGCTCGCAGCGTCGGCCTGCCGGTGCGGGCCTTTTCAATCGGCATGGGGCCGATCCTGGCGCGAAGGCTGTGGCGCGGCACCGAATGGCGCCTCTCGCTCTTGCCGATCGGCGGCTATGTCGACCTGCCCGGGCTCGCCGCCGAGCCCGGCGAGAACGGGCAATTGCGCTCGCCCGAGGCCGGCTTCGCCAGGCTCAACCTGCTCCAAAAGCTCTGGGTGCTCGTCGGCGGGGTGGTCGCCAACTTCGTCCTGGCGGTCCTGCTGGTGGCGGCCACCATGACCATGGAGCCCGCCCTCAGGGCCCAGATCGCCGGGGTCAGCGTGCCCACGGCGACGGGCTTAGTCCAGGTCGTGCCGGGCTCGCCCGCTGAGGCGCTGGGCGTCCAGGCCGGCGACGTCATCCTCGAGGTGAACGGCATAGCCGATCCCGATACCGAAACGGTGCAGCGCGAGATCCGCAGCGACGGCCCCCTCCGCTTCACCTTGGCGAGAGACGACCGGGTCGTCCAGCTCGACACGCTGTGGGCACCGGAGCCCGCCGAGGACGGCAGCAGGCCGCTCTTCGGGGTGGCCATCGACGCCGTCCCGCTCGAGCCCATTCCAGGCGTCTCCTACGGCGCCGCGACCCTCGAGGCGACGAGCTTCCTGGTGCGGCTCGTGCCCGAGGCCGTGGGCGGCTTCGGCCGCGCCGTCGCCCAGACCTTTACCGGCCGGCGCAGCGACGAGGTGGCCGGCCCGGTGCGCATCGTCGGCGCGGTGGGCGAGGCGGCGCGCCTCGGCCTGGCGCCGGTGCTCTTCTTGGCGGGCGTCATCAACTTCTCGCTGGCGGTCTTCAACCTCCTGCCGATTCCCGGCCTGGACGGCGGGCGCATGCTGCTCGCCACCGTCATCGCCGTGCGCAGGCGGCCGTTCAAGCCCGGCCAGGAGGAGTTCATCCACTTCATGGGCTTCGTGGCGATCTTCGCCTTCATCATCTTAGTGACCTTCGGCGAGGTGGGCGACCTGCTGACGCGCTAG
- a CDS encoding glycosyltransferase, with the protein MAQHCSILIPAYNEAASVAGVVGVALEAGLGPVLVVDDGSADETAAVARAAGAEVLSLAPNRGKGGAVCAGLKRLDSEVVLLIDADLVGLTPAHLRRLAYPVLASEADMTRGVFSGGRWSTSLAQRIAPQLSGQRAVRRALLLGVADLESSHYGIELAITRHARRQGWRSRDVVLENVSQVLKEEKRGLVRGLVIRLGMYYDVLRIWLKSSLSRR; encoded by the coding sequence ATGGCGCAGCACTGCAGCATTTTGATTCCAGCCTACAACGAGGCCGCCTCGGTGGCGGGCGTCGTCGGCGTGGCCTTGGAGGCAGGTCTCGGTCCGGTGCTGGTGGTCGATGACGGCTCCGCGGACGAGACGGCGGCGGTGGCGCGGGCGGCGGGCGCGGAGGTGCTCAGCCTGGCACCCAACCGCGGCAAGGGCGGCGCGGTCTGCGCCGGCCTGAAGAGACTCGACAGCGAAGTGGTCTTGCTCATCGACGCCGACCTGGTGGGGCTGACCCCGGCTCACCTCCGCCGCCTGGCCTACCCCGTGCTCGCGAGCGAGGCCGACATGACCCGCGGCGTCTTCTCGGGAGGGCGCTGGTCCACGTCCTTGGCGCAGCGCATCGCCCCGCAGCTGAGCGGACAGCGCGCGGTGCGCCGAGCTTTGCTCCTGGGGGTCGCCGACTTGGAGAGCAGCCACTACGGCATCGAGCTCGCCATCACCCGCCACGCCAGGCGCCAGGGCTGGCGCAGCCGCGACGTGGTTCTGGAGAACGTCTCGCAGGTCCTCAAGGAGGAAAAGCGCGGCCTGGTCAGGGGCCTGGTCATCCGCCTCGGCATGTACTACGACGTGCTGCGAATCTGGTTGAAAAGCAGCCTTTCGAGACGCTGA
- a CDS encoding MBL fold metallo-hydrolase: protein MDILLETFTVGPLLENAYLLAHPPSKTAVFVDPGDEAERLISALETRGLSLAAIWLSHAHFDHVGAVAALKERYGAPVFLHPADDVLLEHASASAAQWGIPLRQPPRADQTLEDGQVLTLGGLEAHCLFTPGHAPGHVAFYLPELSTVLAGDALFQGSIGRTDLPFGDHAQLISSIKTKLLTLPPETKVLPGHGPATTIGAEARSNPFLG, encoded by the coding sequence ATGGATATTCTGCTCGAGACCTTCACGGTCGGCCCGCTCCTGGAAAACGCCTACCTGCTCGCTCACCCGCCGAGCAAGACGGCGGTCTTCGTCGATCCCGGCGACGAGGCCGAGAGGCTTATAAGCGCCCTGGAAACGCGCGGGCTCTCGCTCGCGGCCATCTGGCTCAGCCACGCTCACTTCGACCACGTGGGTGCGGTCGCGGCGCTCAAGGAGCGCTATGGCGCGCCCGTCTTCCTCCATCCCGCCGACGACGTCCTGCTCGAGCACGCGAGCGCCTCGGCGGCGCAGTGGGGCATCCCGCTGCGGCAACCGCCCAGGGCGGACCAGACCCTCGAGGACGGGCAGGTGCTCACCTTGGGCGGGCTCGAGGCCCACTGCCTCTTCACCCCCGGTCACGCGCCCGGCCACGTCGCCTTCTACCTGCCCGAGCTGAGCACGGTCCTTGCCGGCGACGCGCTCTTCCAGGGCTCGATCGGCCGCACCGACCTGCCCTTTGGCGACCACGCGCAGCTCATCAGCAGCATTAAGACCAAGCTGCTGACCTTGCCGCCGGAGACCAAGGTGCTGCCCGGCCACGGCCCCGCCACCACCATCGGCGCCGAGGCGAGGAGCAATCCCTTCCTCGGCTGA
- the hisD gene encoding histidinol dehydrogenase has protein sequence MRVFRGSTAVRDQLRGRGRWEDEGAVRRTVAEVLAAVRERGDAAVRDYSERFDGIALDDYRVPAAAFDEAEALVPGDLREDIAASAARVGDFYRHQPAEGFIVQTGGGLLGQLVRPLERVALYVPGGTAPLFSTLVMLAVPAQIAGVKDLVVVTPPRRDGSVAAEILVTCRLLGLHTVLRIGGAQAVAALAYGTATVERADKIVGPGNRYVVLAKKAVYGSVGIESLPGPTETLVLADESAEARHVAADLLAQAEHLEAEPVLVTTSEGLVARVEAELARQLADLATAAAARESLEQRGFTALVDSLEEAVDFANLYAPEHLCLLVADPWAVLPRVKNAGGVFIGESSMEALGDYSAGPSHVMPTGGTARFASAVNLRDFQKVIPFVNLSRETLQKIGPGAARMARAEGLEAHARAIESRLEEA, from the coding sequence ATGCGAGTGTTTCGGGGCAGCACTGCGGTGAGGGACCAGCTGCGGGGACGGGGCCGCTGGGAGGACGAGGGCGCGGTGCGCCGGACGGTAGCGGAGGTGCTGGCGGCGGTGCGTGAGCGCGGCGACGCGGCGGTGCGCGACTACTCCGAGCGCTTCGACGGGATTGCCCTGGACGACTACCGGGTGCCGGCAGCCGCCTTTGACGAGGCCGAGGCGCTGGTGCCAGGGGACCTGCGTGAGGACATTGCAGCGTCGGCGGCGCGCGTGGGCGACTTCTACCGGCACCAGCCCGCGGAGGGCTTCATCGTGCAGACGGGTGGCGGGCTGCTGGGGCAACTGGTCAGGCCGCTCGAGCGCGTGGCCCTCTACGTCCCCGGCGGAACGGCGCCGCTCTTCAGCACGCTTGTGATGCTGGCGGTGCCGGCGCAGATAGCGGGGGTGAAGGACCTGGTGGTGGTGACGCCGCCCAGGCGCGACGGCTCGGTCGCCGCGGAGATCCTCGTTACCTGCCGCCTGCTGGGCCTCCACACCGTCTTGCGCATCGGCGGCGCGCAGGCGGTGGCCGCCCTGGCCTACGGCACCGCGACGGTCGAACGCGCCGACAAGATCGTTGGGCCCGGCAACCGCTACGTGGTCCTGGCGAAAAAGGCCGTCTACGGCAGCGTCGGCATCGAGTCGCTGCCGGGCCCGACCGAGACGCTCGTCTTGGCCGATGAGAGCGCCGAGGCGCGCCACGTCGCCGCCGACCTGCTGGCGCAGGCCGAGCACCTGGAGGCCGAGCCCGTCCTGGTGACGACGAGCGAAGGGCTCGTCGCGCGGGTGGAGGCGGAGTTGGCGCGGCAGCTCGCGGACCTCGCCACGGCGGCGGCCGCGCGCGAGTCGCTCGAGCAGCGCGGCTTTACCGCCCTGGTCGACTCGCTCGAGGAGGCCGTGGATTTCGCCAACCTCTACGCGCCCGAGCACCTCTGCCTGCTCGTAGCCGACCCCTGGGCGGTCCTGCCGCGGGTCAAGAACGCGGGCGGCGTCTTTATCGGCGAGAGCAGCATGGAGGCCCTCGGCGACTACAGCGCCGGGCCGAGCCACGTCATGCCCACGGGCGGCACGGCCCGCTTCGCCAGCGCCGTCAACCTCCGCGACTTCCAGAAGGTCATCCCGTTCGTCAACTTAAGCCGCGAGACGCTTCAGAAGATCGGCCCCGGCGCGGCGCGCATGGCCCGAGCCGAGGGGCTCGAGGCCCACGCTAGGGCCATCGAGTCGCGCCTGGAGGAGGCTTGA